In Oscillatoria acuminata PCC 6304, a single window of DNA contains:
- a CDS encoding DUF3368 domain-containing protein codes for MIVVSNTSPISNLAKVGQLNLMPQLYGRILIPCAVHEELLDSRAGDTVITAVRSASWIDIQPVQNQRLVNELRTRVNVGEAEAIALAIEVKAARLIIDERLGRQTARDFGVKITGVLGILLLAKRQKLITQVQPIMDNLMQQANFRISSQLYADVLMAADESVT; via the coding sequence ATGATTGTTGTCAGCAACACTTCACCCATTTCCAATTTGGCGAAGGTCGGGCAACTTAACCTAATGCCTCAGCTTTATGGTAGGATTTTAATTCCCTGTGCGGTGCATGAGGAATTATTGGATTCCCGGGCTGGGGACACTGTGATTACAGCAGTGCGATCGGCATCTTGGATAGATATTCAACCCGTACAAAATCAAAGGTTAGTTAATGAGTTAAGAACTCGTGTCAATGTGGGAGAGGCTGAAGCCATTGCTCTGGCAATCGAAGTGAAAGCAGCCCGCTTAATTATTGATGAACGGTTGGGTAGACAAACTGCCAGAGATTTTGGGGTAAAGATTACGGGAGTTTTAGGAATTCTTCTATTAGCAAAACGCCAAAAACTAATTACGCAAGTTCAGCCAATTATGGATAATTTAATGCAACAAGCAAATTTTCGCATTAGTAGCCAACTGTATGCGGATGTTTTGATGGCGGCGGATGAGTCGGTTACTTGA
- the vapB gene encoding type II toxin-antitoxin system VapB family antitoxin gives MIENAILKNVEKLPESVKQSVLDYTEFLVNRYAADAVQTSKAPQRGGLGIWQGQIWMSDDFDEPLEDLKDYM, from the coding sequence AAAATGTGGAAAAACTCCCAGAATCTGTAAAACAGTCAGTTTTGGACTATACAGAATTTTTGGTGAACCGATATGCGGCAGACGCTGTTCAAACCTCCAAAGCACCCCAGCGAGGCGGACTGGGGATTTGGCAGGGTCAAATCTGGATGTCTGATGATTTTGATGAACCTCTGGAAGATTTAAAGGATTATATGTAA
- a CDS encoding DUF3825 domain-containing protein, whose protein sequence is MANRPSGRKIHEFAYFTDSSFKQKLSFLADKAEPERWYYQHSDTGSSNIETFPSSAQDNQDQEFPILANYLKYTFQRLDEENKVVFNTDNEDTAEYACFNTGLISRTSGQPLIGVFQVNENYDRNPQKFKKWHLSGFFERTHRQFTNIFKEVPKIARYVDFEDLNNFANYVYNPDLEIEMPGDEYYEKHILGERLSRFPKDFQELKERYRRSVFKDAIAELRALAGQSNRIALPQWRPKQRQLQILLPLNLESSEGLSKASVAIPIQTQGNLYLVKTVLPINKAYSNARLLSKFTNNWLQPITFDNNNDEEDYDE, encoded by the coding sequence ATGGCTAACAGACCTTCCGGAAGAAAAATCCACGAATTTGCTTATTTTACCGACTCATCTTTTAAGCAGAAGCTATCATTTTTAGCTGATAAGGCCGAACCCGAACGTTGGTATTATCAACATAGTGATACTGGTTCTAGTAACATAGAAACTTTCCCTTCATCTGCCCAAGACAACCAAGACCAAGAATTTCCAATTTTAGCGAATTACTTGAAATATACATTTCAACGACTTGATGAAGAAAACAAAGTAGTTTTTAATACAGACAATGAAGATACAGCCGAGTATGCTTGCTTTAATACAGGCTTAATTTCACGAACATCTGGACAGCCTTTAATTGGAGTATTTCAGGTCAATGAAAACTATGATAGAAATCCTCAAAAATTTAAAAAGTGGCACTTATCTGGTTTTTTTGAGCGAACCCATAGACAGTTTACCAATATATTCAAGGAAGTTCCTAAAATTGCTAGGTATGTGGATTTTGAGGACTTGAATAATTTTGCTAATTATGTTTACAATCCGGATTTGGAAATTGAAATGCCAGGGGATGAATATTATGAAAAGCATATTTTAGGAGAACGCCTTAGCAGATTTCCTAAAGATTTTCAAGAACTCAAAGAACGATATAGGCGTTCTGTATTTAAAGATGCTATTGCAGAGTTAAGAGCATTAGCTGGACAAAGTAATAGAATCGCCTTACCTCAATGGAGACCTAAACAAAGGCAATTACAAATTCTTTTACCACTTAATCTTGAATCCTCTGAGGGACTCAGTAAAGCTAGTGTCGCTATTCCTATTCAAACTCAAGGAAACTTGTATTTAGTAAAAACTGTTTTACCAATAAACAAGGCTTACAGTAATGCAAGGCTGCTATCGAAATTCACCAACAATTGGTTACAGCCTATTACTTTTGACAATAATAATGATGAGGAAGATTATGATGAATAG
- a CDS encoding DUF262 domain-containing protein: MGAYPKGVSVAQDKYKTEQVLEPDLEIEEEEETTNEPFDPTEIRVETRPMTIDLVLTRINHDELDLAPDFQREEGIWKEKAKSRLIESILIRIPLPAFYMDATNDDKWLVIDGLQRLSAIKEFIIDKTLKLKNLEYLKDLEGKNYDELPRNYQRRIGETFLTLYVIEKGTPPEVKYNIFKRINTGGLPLSPQELRHALNPGKATKLLARLAEFPEFKQVINLGKSSKARRKDHEFIVGFLAYTITNYKDYPIKKGRDYFFNETLAAINKMNDAEIKAIEAKFRKVMIAAFDIFGDHAFRKLYAENPDKKSPMNQSLFEAWSACLGNLTNEQIEVLIKRKTQLIQKFISCIKNDEAFVKSISQASQKIDYRFTIIEHIIEEVLV, from the coding sequence ATGGGGGCATATCCCAAAGGAGTAAGCGTGGCACAAGACAAGTATAAAACCGAACAAGTCCTAGAACCAGACTTAGAGATTGAGGAGGAAGAGGAAACAACTAACGAACCCTTTGATCCAACGGAAATTAGGGTTGAGACTAGACCCATGACAATAGATCTCGTCCTCACCCGAATTAATCACGATGAACTAGACTTAGCACCAGATTTTCAACGAGAGGAGGGGATTTGGAAAGAAAAGGCAAAAAGCCGCTTAATTGAATCTATCCTCATCCGGATACCTTTGCCTGCATTTTATATGGATGCTACGAATGACGATAAGTGGCTAGTAATAGATGGATTGCAACGCTTAAGTGCTATTAAGGAGTTTATCATTGATAAAACGCTCAAACTCAAAAACTTAGAATATCTCAAAGATTTGGAAGGTAAAAATTATGATGAACTACCTCGAAACTATCAGCGGCGAATAGGGGAAACGTTTTTGACCCTGTATGTGATTGAAAAAGGTACTCCACCGGAAGTTAAGTATAATATTTTTAAACGAATTAATACAGGAGGTTTACCCCTATCTCCCCAAGAACTCCGTCACGCTCTCAACCCGGGAAAAGCAACAAAACTTTTAGCGAGACTAGCTGAATTCCCGGAATTTAAACAAGTGATAAATTTGGGGAAATCTTCAAAAGCCCGACGGAAGGACCATGAATTTATCGTCGGATTTTTAGCCTATACCATAACAAACTACAAAGATTATCCCATCAAAAAAGGTAGGGATTATTTTTTTAATGAAACCTTAGCAGCGATCAATAAAATGAACGATGCTGAGATAAAAGCAATAGAAGCTAAATTTAGAAAAGTGATGATTGCTGCCTTTGATATTTTTGGTGACCACGCCTTTCGGAAACTATATGCCGAAAATCCCGACAAAAAATCTCCGATGAACCAATCCTTGTTTGAGGCTTGGTCTGCGTGCCTAGGGAATCTCACAAATGAACAAATTGAAGTCTTAATCAAGCGCAAAACTCAATTGATTCAGAAATTTATAAGCTGCATAAAAAATGATGAAGCATTCGTTAAATCAATTTCTCAGGCATCACAAAAAATTGACTATCGTTTTACAATTATCGAACATATCATTGAAGAGGTACTGGTATGA
- a CDS encoding DUF3696 domain-containing protein, whose product MISSVKLKNFKPFEEQQLQFKALTLLSGLNSTGKSSVLQALLLLRQSYQQKLLPEVGLALNGDLVCIGTAQDALFAAAKEDSIGFELLWEDGTQGIWDFSYSRETDVLGLASQPTPSLIYESSLFSDCFHYLQAERMGPRTYLEISDFQVRQHQQLGTRGEYTAHFLSIYRDKIIPNSTLKHPEQDNLNLKLQVQAWMGEVSPGTRIEINSNSALDLVSLQYSYGVSNPYRATNVGFGISYTLPIIVAVLASEPGTLILLENPEAHLHPKGQVKMGELLSLAASSGVQVVVETHSDHVLNGIRLAVHGGKLAPKDVQCHFLSRTKQGMTEVISPQIDRNGRIDQWPDGFFNEWQKSLFGLLEPAEK is encoded by the coding sequence ATGATTAGTTCTGTTAAATTAAAGAACTTTAAACCCTTCGAGGAACAGCAGCTTCAATTTAAGGCGCTGACCTTACTTTCCGGTTTAAATAGTACGGGTAAATCTTCAGTGCTGCAAGCTCTCCTGCTGCTGCGGCAATCTTATCAACAAAAACTATTACCCGAGGTCGGTTTAGCGCTGAATGGGGACTTAGTTTGTATTGGTACGGCTCAGGATGCTCTTTTTGCTGCTGCCAAAGAGGACTCAATCGGGTTTGAGTTACTCTGGGAAGATGGCACTCAAGGGATATGGGATTTTAGCTACAGTCGAGAGACAGATGTTCTAGGACTTGCCTCTCAACCCACCCCATCGCTTATTTATGAATCCAGTCTTTTCAGCGATTGCTTCCATTATTTACAGGCAGAACGGATGGGTCCCCGCACCTACTTAGAAATATCAGATTTTCAAGTTCGTCAGCACCAACAACTGGGAACAAGAGGTGAATATACTGCACATTTTCTATCTATTTATCGGGATAAAATTATTCCGAATAGTACACTGAAACATCCAGAGCAAGACAACCTCAACCTGAAACTCCAAGTTCAGGCATGGATGGGAGAAGTCAGTCCGGGTACTCGCATAGAAATTAATTCAAATTCCGCTTTAGATTTAGTTAGCTTACAATACTCCTACGGAGTAAGCAATCCCTACCGTGCTACTAACGTTGGATTTGGAATTAGTTACACCTTGCCCATTATTGTGGCAGTGCTGGCATCGGAACCTGGTACCTTAATCCTCCTGGAAAATCCAGAAGCTCACCTGCATCCCAAAGGACAAGTCAAAATGGGCGAGTTATTATCCTTAGCCGCAAGTAGTGGGGTTCAAGTGGTTGTAGAAACTCATAGCGATCATGTTTTAAATGGAATTCGTCTTGCTGTTCATGGCGGAAAACTCGCCCCGAAAGATGTCCAGTGCCACTTCTTGAGTCGAACTAAACAAGGGATGACCGAGGTAATTTCTCCCCAGATTGATCGCAATGGACGAATTGACCAATGGCCCGATGGCTTCTTCAATGAATGGCAAAAGAGCTTGTTTGGTTTATTAGAACCAGCCGAAAAATAA
- a CDS encoding UPF0175 family protein — protein MSLVISDDLVKASGFSENELLLEIVLMLFQQDKISLGKASELLGLHRMQFQQLISERGICVHYDIDEFQEDLKILEETEWI, from the coding sequence ATGAGTTTAGTGATTTCCGATGACCTAGTAAAGGCGAGTGGCTTTTCTGAAAATGAGCTATTGTTGGAAATTGTGCTGATGTTGTTTCAGCAAGATAAAATTAGTTTAGGGAAAGCCAGTGAGTTATTGGGACTGCATCGGATGCAGTTTCAACAACTGATTTCTGAGCGAGGTATTTGCGTTCATTATGATATTGATGAGTTTCAGGAAGACCTCAAAATCTTAGAGGAAACGGAGTGGATATGA
- a CDS encoding type II toxin-antitoxin system VapC family toxin has protein sequence MRYLLDTDHFSILQRQAGAVYQNLVARMAQYPLDDFAISIITIQEQMLGCHAYINRARYPNELVKGYEIMVRLVADFKRLPILSFDAIAAQTLEQLNSQRIQLAQMDARIAAIVLSREMILLTRNHRDFSKVAALAIEDWTI, from the coding sequence ATGAGATATTTATTAGATACAGATCACTTCAGCATTCTTCAACGTCAAGCGGGTGCAGTTTATCAGAATTTGGTGGCACGAATGGCTCAATATCCGCTGGATGATTTTGCTATTTCGATTATCACAATTCAGGAACAAATGCTGGGCTGTCATGCCTATATTAACCGCGCTCGTTATCCGAATGAATTGGTTAAGGGCTATGAGATCATGGTAAGGCTAGTAGCTGACTTTAAGCGATTACCCATTCTCTCTTTTGATGCGATCGCAGCCCAAACCTTAGAGCAGTTAAACTCACAACGGATTCAACTCGCTCAGATGGATGCGAGAATTGCAGCGATCGTTCTGTCTCGGGAAATGATTTTATTAACTCGTAATCATCGAGACTTTAGCAAAGTGGCCGCATTAGCAATAGAAGATTGGACAATTTGA
- a CDS encoding aspartyl protease, with product MITGIVNRDFEPIIPLSVYGADGQIYTENAIVDTGFNGWLSLPPNLIAQLNLRWKRRGRAILGDGSECVFNIYEAMLLWDGELLTIPVDEADSEPLVGMSLMNGYQLVVQVFPGGLVEISKVTPV from the coding sequence ATGATTACCGGAATCGTTAATAGAGATTTTGAACCGATTATTCCCCTGTCAGTCTATGGCGCTGATGGCCAAATTTACACAGAAAATGCGATTGTGGATACAGGTTTTAATGGTTGGCTGTCATTACCTCCGAATTTAATCGCTCAGTTGAATCTGAGATGGAAAAGGAGAGGAAGAGCCATTCTTGGGGATGGGAGTGAATGTGTCTTCAACATCTATGAAGCCATGTTACTTTGGGATGGAGAGCTTCTCACCATTCCAGTCGATGAAGCTGATTCGGAACCCCTTGTAGGGATGTCCCTCATGAATGGCTATCAGTTAGTGGTGCAAGTTTTTCCGGGCGGTCTGGTTGAAATCAGCAAAGTAACCCCAGTCTAA
- a CDS encoding fasciclin domain-containing protein, giving the protein MNSKFWNGFNKKVTIFLSVAGTSLLMGLPVVAEVNTGTENGTASDEAIVESVTETPESTTAMSQQTIAEIAAGSDSFTTLTTALEVAGLTDTLSGEGPFTVFAPTDEAFAALPEGTLEQLLQPENRALLVEILTYHVVEGSVMSGDLSTTEVPSVEGRSINVTVDEGSVRVNSANVVQADIEASNGVIHVIDQVIIPPQM; this is encoded by the coding sequence ATGAACTCTAAATTTTGGAATGGTTTCAACAAAAAGGTTACTATCTTTTTGAGTGTTGCAGGAACGAGTTTACTGATGGGATTGCCGGTGGTGGCAGAGGTGAACACTGGTACAGAGAATGGCACAGCTTCTGACGAGGCGATCGTTGAATCTGTGACAGAAACTCCCGAGAGCACAACGGCAATGAGTCAACAGACCATTGCTGAAATTGCTGCCGGTAGCGACTCCTTCACCACCCTCACCACCGCTTTAGAAGTGGCCGGTTTAACCGATACCCTCTCCGGTGAAGGTCCCTTCACCGTTTTTGCCCCCACCGATGAGGCGTTTGCCGCTTTACCTGAAGGCACTTTAGAGCAGTTATTACAGCCGGAAAACCGCGCTCTTTTGGTAGAAATTTTAACCTATCATGTCGTAGAAGGTTCAGTCATGTCTGGGGATTTGAGTACCACAGAAGTTCCCAGCGTTGAAGGGCGTTCCATCAATGTGACGGTGGATGAGGGTAGCGTTAGGGTCAATAGTGCTAACGTGGTTCAAGCCGATATCGAAGCAAGTAACGGCGTGATTCATGTCATTGATCAAGTGATTATACCTCCTCAAATGTAG
- a CDS encoding nucleotidyltransferase domain-containing protein, with amino-acid sequence MNQKELLDRLKQTVHEVEPEAEIILFGSRARGDAASDSDWDFLILLNGEVDPDRSLAVRDRLYHLEWDCGEVLTSIVRSRQDWQTPLYQSTSFYQSIQEDGILL; translated from the coding sequence ATGAATCAAAAAGAATTGCTCGATCGCCTCAAACAAACAGTCCACGAAGTCGAACCGGAAGCCGAAATCATCTTATTTGGTTCCCGTGCCCGTGGGGATGCGGCATCAGACTCGGATTGGGATTTTCTGATTCTGCTGAATGGTGAGGTTGACCCCGATCGCTCTTTAGCAGTCCGCGATCGCTTATATCATCTGGAATGGGACTGTGGCGAAGTCCTCACCTCCATTGTCCGCAGTCGTCAAGACTGGCAAACTCCGCTTTACCAGTCTACCAGCTTTTATCAATCAATTCAAGAAGATGGCATCCTCCTATAA
- a CDS encoding NB-ARC domain-containing protein — MEIQDALQWTDELIFDRTGKHLDSLQRVILEGAWDGKGYQDIAEEYHCSSDHVRKSASELWKLLSELLGEDIKKKNVRSLVENRIFSYNEGVYIGNNINFCSEPYNNSKKKKNRSPSTPKTQSEPRHDLSQAPDNLRFYNRTEELATLKQWILTEQSRIITLTGLSGIGKTALARQLVEEIKDNFDRILWRSHRKFPTLNALQSHIIEFIAPTSPIQNPSLINYLNSRNSFLDYLRNHRCLIILDDFQDTLTPGELVGNYCPGYQNYGRFLEEMGRFSHASCLLLLSWEQPLEIATLEAEDCSCKTLQLAGLGKSASQLLTARKLQDKPQWSRLIELYNGNPLWLNIIATAILDLFEGSVEKFLSYPPLYLGNIEPILKQHYQRLNESEQVLIRWLANQEQPVEISQKPPELLSDSDFFKAIQSLKKRNLLHKSAALTLDPVMQHYVRNLSH; from the coding sequence ATGGAGATTCAAGACGCTTTGCAGTGGACCGATGAGTTGATTTTTGACCGAACAGGGAAGCATCTGGACTCGCTGCAACGGGTTATTTTAGAGGGGGCGTGGGACGGTAAAGGATATCAGGATATTGCTGAGGAATACCACTGTAGTAGCGATCACGTTAGGAAGTCGGCATCGGAATTATGGAAACTCCTGTCGGAGCTTTTGGGAGAAGATATTAAAAAAAAGAATGTCCGATCGCTCGTTGAAAATCGGATTTTTTCTTACAATGAGGGCGTGTATATTGGCAATAACATAAATTTCTGTAGCGAACCATACAATAATTCCAAAAAAAAGAAAAACCGATCGCCCTCCACCCCCAAAACCCAATCCGAACCTCGCCACGACCTCAGCCAAGCCCCTGACAATCTCCGCTTCTACAACCGGACGGAGGAACTGGCGACCCTCAAACAATGGATCCTGACCGAACAAAGCCGGATTATCACCCTCACTGGACTCTCCGGTATCGGTAAAACTGCCCTGGCTAGACAACTGGTAGAAGAGATTAAAGATAACTTTGATCGCATCCTGTGGCGCAGTCATCGCAAATTCCCCACTCTCAACGCCCTGCAAAGCCATATCATCGAATTTATCGCCCCAACTTCCCCCATCCAAAACCCCTCACTCATCAACTATTTAAACTCTCGTAACTCCTTTTTAGACTATCTCAGAAACCACCGATGCTTAATTATTCTTGACGATTTTCAAGACACTTTGACCCCTGGGGAGTTAGTCGGAAATTACTGCCCTGGATACCAAAACTATGGTCGTTTCCTCGAAGAAATGGGGCGATTTTCTCATGCCAGTTGTTTGTTGCTCCTCAGTTGGGAACAGCCCCTAGAAATTGCCACCCTAGAAGCGGAAGACTGCTCCTGCAAAACTCTACAATTGGCCGGTTTAGGGAAATCAGCCAGCCAACTCCTGACGGCTAGAAAACTCCAGGACAAACCTCAATGGTCACGGCTGATTGAACTTTATAATGGCAACCCTTTATGGTTAAATATCATCGCTACAGCTATCCTCGATCTATTTGAGGGGAGTGTGGAAAAATTCCTCTCCTATCCTCCCCTCTATTTAGGAAATATAGAACCGATCCTCAAACAACATTATCAACGCCTCAATGAATCGGAACAGGTCCTCATCCGGTGGTTAGCCAACCAAGAACAACCCGTGGAGATTAGCCAGAAACCCCCCGAACTTTTATCAGACTCGGATTTTTTCAAGGCGATTCAATCCTTGAAAAAACGAAATTTACTCCACAAATCTGCGGCTTTAACCCTAGACCCGGTGATGCAACACTATGTTAGGAACTTGAGTCATTAG
- a CDS encoding type II toxin-antitoxin system VapC family toxin, translated as MILVDTGPLIALIDKGQGDTHVKCVQTYKTLTGSMLTTWPCFTEAMYFLSELRGWSAQAILWEFINRKALYLHAANEAECQRMKVLMEKYQDIPMDLADASLVAVAESQKIKRIFTLDSDFYVYRLYDKDAFEVIPG; from the coding sequence ATGATTTTAGTGGACACTGGGCCTCTCATTGCTCTGATTGATAAAGGCCAGGGAGATACCCATGTTAAATGTGTTCAAACTTATAAAACCCTAACAGGTTCTATGTTAACAACATGGCCTTGTTTTACTGAAGCGATGTACTTCTTATCAGAATTGCGAGGTTGGTCAGCACAGGCTATATTATGGGAGTTCATCAATAGAAAAGCCTTGTATCTTCATGCAGCTAATGAAGCAGAATGTCAACGCATGAAAGTTTTGATGGAAAAATATCAAGATATACCTATGGATTTAGCCGATGCTTCTCTGGTTGCTGTGGCAGAAAGTCAAAAAATTAAGCGAATCTTCACATTAGATAGCGATTTTTATGTTTATCGACTCTATGATAAAGATGCTTTTGAAGTTATCCCAGGATAA
- the adhE gene encoding bifunctional acetaldehyde-CoA/alcohol dehydrogenase, with protein MNSKVTNTEELEQLIQRVKAAQEKYATYSQQQVDEIFKKAALAANSARIPLAKKAVAETGMGVVEDKVIKNHFASEIIYNKYKHEKTCGIIEEDKSFGFQKIAEPVGILAGIVPTTNPTSTAIFKALLALKTRNGIIFSPHPRAKECTRDAAKIILEAAVAAGAPEDLIGWIDEPTVPLSQHLMQHPDIKLILATGGPGMVKAAYSSGHPSLGVGAGNTPAVIDETAHIKMAVSSILISKTFDNGMICASEQSVIVVDEVYEEVKQEFSDRGAYFLNPEERQKLGSKIIVNGRLNPDIVGQSIQKLAEIAGISVPEETRVLIGEVEEISEAEPFAYEKLSAILAMYRATDFHDSVHKAHDLVQFGGRGHTAVLYTSPANTKNIHEFEGQMQTARVLINTPSSQGAIGDLYNFRLDPSLTLGCGTWGGNSISENVGPQHLLNIKTISERRENMLWFRIPPKVYFKYGSLPVALRELAGKQRAFIVTDKPLYDMGLTKSVEEVLEEIGLKYDIFFDVEPDPSLTTVNKGLARMNSFKPDVIIALGGGSPMDAAKVMWLMYEHPEIEFEGLATRFMDIRKRVYELPPLGIKAIMVAIPTTSGTGSEVTPFAVVTDDRTGIKYPLADYALTPNMAIVDPELVLNMPKKLTAYGGIDALTHALEAYVSVCASEFTNGLALEAIRLLFKYLPSSYKNGAKDPKAREKVHYAATIAGMAFANAFLGVCHSMAHKLGSTFHVPHGLANALMISHVIRYNATDVPFKQAIFPQYKYPNAKWRYARIADYLGLGGENEQEKIENLVEAIENLKKELDIPLTLKEALSGDDKAFYEEVEEMADQAFDDQCTGANPRYPLIRDLKELYVLAYRGCRIDSALYHQESQEEVLQGNGADAVTSVIQPVMVESNS; from the coding sequence ATGAACAGCAAAGTCACGAACACTGAAGAACTCGAACAACTCATTCAGCGCGTCAAAGCAGCCCAAGAAAAATATGCCACCTACAGTCAGCAACAGGTGGATGAAATTTTCAAGAAAGCCGCTCTAGCCGCCAACTCAGCCCGAATTCCCCTGGCTAAGAAAGCCGTGGCCGAAACCGGCATGGGAGTCGTGGAAGACAAAGTGATTAAAAACCACTTTGCCTCAGAAATTATCTACAACAAATATAAGCACGAAAAAACCTGCGGCATCATTGAAGAAGACAAATCTTTTGGCTTCCAAAAAATCGCCGAACCCGTGGGAATTCTCGCGGGGATCGTTCCCACAACCAACCCCACTTCCACGGCTATTTTTAAAGCCCTCCTCGCCCTAAAAACCCGGAACGGGATTATTTTCTCTCCTCACCCCCGGGCGAAAGAATGCACCCGAGATGCGGCAAAAATCATCCTGGAAGCTGCCGTAGCTGCCGGAGCACCTGAAGACCTGATCGGCTGGATTGACGAGCCAACGGTGCCGTTATCCCAGCACTTGATGCAGCATCCTGATATTAAATTAATCCTGGCAACTGGCGGTCCGGGTATGGTCAAAGCTGCCTATTCTTCCGGACATCCGTCCCTGGGTGTGGGGGCCGGGAATACTCCGGCGGTGATTGATGAAACTGCCCATATTAAAATGGCTGTTTCCTCCATCCTGATCAGCAAAACCTTTGACAATGGGATGATTTGCGCCTCAGAACAATCGGTGATTGTGGTGGATGAGGTATATGAGGAGGTCAAACAGGAATTTAGCGATCGCGGCGCATATTTCCTGAATCCGGAAGAACGGCAAAAACTCGGCAGCAAAATCATTGTCAACGGACGCTTAAATCCCGATATTGTCGGACAATCCATTCAAAAACTGGCTGAAATTGCTGGAATTTCCGTTCCCGAAGAGACGCGGGTGCTGATTGGTGAAGTGGAAGAGATTTCCGAAGCTGAACCCTTTGCCTACGAGAAACTTTCGGCTATCTTAGCCATGTATCGGGCGACAGATTTTCACGATTCGGTCCATAAAGCCCATGACTTAGTGCAGTTTGGCGGACGGGGACATACTGCTGTACTCTATACCTCTCCGGCGAATACTAAGAATATCCACGAATTTGAAGGGCAAATGCAAACGGCGCGGGTGCTGATTAATACCCCCTCCTCTCAAGGGGCGATCGGTGACCTGTATAACTTCCGCCTCGACCCCTCCCTCACTCTCGGTTGCGGCACTTGGGGAGGCAACTCCATCAGCGAAAACGTGGGTCCCCAACATTTGCTCAACATCAAAACCATCTCGGAACGCCGGGAAAATATGCTGTGGTTCCGGATTCCGCCCAAAGTGTACTTTAAATATGGTTCTCTCCCAGTCGCCCTCCGGGAACTCGCAGGAAAACAACGCGCCTTTATCGTCACCGATAAACCGTTGTACGACATGGGTCTCACCAAGTCCGTGGAAGAAGTCCTCGAAGAAATTGGGCTCAAATATGACATCTTCTTCGACGTGGAACCCGATCCATCCCTGACTACGGTCAATAAGGGACTGGCGCGGATGAACTCTTTCAAACCTGACGTGATTATCGCCCTTGGGGGAGGTTCCCCGATGGATGCGGCGAAAGTCATGTGGTTGATGTATGAACATCCGGAAATCGAATTTGAAGGACTCGCCACCCGGTTTATGGACATCCGCAAACGGGTGTACGAACTGCCGCCATTGGGTATTAAAGCGATTATGGTTGCCATTCCGACAACCTCGGGAACAGGTTCAGAAGTTACCCCCTTCGCCGTCGTCACCGACGATCGCACGGGGATCAAGTATCCCCTGGCAGATTACGCCCTCACTCCGAACATGGCGATAGTCGATCCGGAATTGGTGCTGAATATGCCCAAAAAACTCACCGCTTATGGTGGTATCGACGCCCTCACCCATGCCTTAGAAGCCTACGTTTCCGTCTGTGCGTCTGAGTTTACCAACGGATTGGCCTTAGAAGCGATTCGTCTGCTGTTTAAGTATCTGCCTTCCTCCTACAAAAACGGGGCCAAAGACCCGAAAGCGCGGGAGAAAGTGCATTATGCCGCGACGATCGCCGGGATGGCATTTGCCAACGCCTTCCTCGGGGTCTGTCACTCAATGGCGCACAAACTGGGTTCAACCTTCCATGTTCCCCACGGGTTAGCCAATGCCCTGATGATTTCTCACGTCATCCGGTATAATGCGACTGACGTGCCCTTTAAGCAAGCCATCTTCCCGCAATACAAATATCCCAATGCCAAATGGCGGTATGCGCGGATTGCCGACTATCTGGGACTCGGTGGCGAGAACGAACAAGAGAAAATCGAGAACTTGGTAGAGGCGATCGAGAACCTCAAGAAAGAGTTAGATATTCCTCTGACCCTGAAAGAAGCCCTCTCTGGGGATGACAAAGCCTTCTATGAAGAAGTCGAAGAAATGGCGGATCAGGCATTCGACGACCAATGTACGGGTGCAAATCCCCGCTATCCTCTGATTCGCGACCTCAAGGAGTTGTATGTCCTAGCTTACCGAGGTTGCCGCATCGATTCGGCTTTGTATCATCAAGAATCTCAGGAAGAGGTGTTACAAGGCAATGGCGCTGATGCTGTAACTTCTGTCATCCAGCCAGTGATGGTGGAAAGTAACTCTTAA